A section of the Oryza sativa Japonica Group chromosome 1, ASM3414082v1 genome encodes:
- the LOC4325260 gene encoding GDSL esterase/lipase At1g28590: MCKNLSHPNSSTLVATDRDGKLLRVVLVLLLPAVSSCLPCRRRDDYDYDSIFSFGDSFADTGNGAVVFAEHSLFSPATKPPYGMTFFGQPTGRNSNGRLIIDFIAEKLGLPFVPPYLAHNGSFRQGANFAVAGATSLDASFFSDIPGVGKFVLNTSSSVQLGWFDSLKPLLCSPAQECKGFFHKSLFFMGEFGVNDYSFSVFGKTPLEVRSMVPDVVKTISSATERIIKRDGAKAVVVPGIPPLGCMPPNLAMFPSTDPAGYEPGTGCLRQFNEIAVYHNTLLQDAIKNVQKNHPDVRVIYADFFTPVIRIVQSPGTFGFTSDILRCCCGGGGKYNFNMSAGCGMPGATVCEDPSTHLFWDGHMTEAAYHFIADGWLNSINES; this comes from the exons ATGTGCAAAAATCTATCGCACCCCAATTCGTCAACTCTTGTGGCAACCGACCGCGACGGCAAG CTCCTACGCGTCGTCTTGGTTCTCCTCCTgcccgccgtctcctcctgccTCCCCtgccggcggcgcgacgactaCGACTACGACTCCATCTTTAGCTTCGGCGACTCGTTCGCCGACACCGGCAacggcgccgtcgtcttcgccgAGCACTCGCTGTTCAGCCCGGCGACGAAGCCTCCCTATGGCATGACCTTCTTCGGCCAACCCACCGGGCGTAATTCCAACGGCCGCCTCATCATCGACTTCATCG CGgagaagctcgggctgccgttCGTCCCGCCGTACCTGGCGCACAACGGCAGCTTCCGGCAAGGCGCCaacttcgccgtcgccggcgccacgAGTCTCGACGCCAGCTTCTTCAGCGACATCCCCGGCGTCGGCAAGTTCGTTCTCAACACCAGCTCCAGCGTGCAGCTAGGCTGGTTCGACTCGTTGAAGCCGTTGCTGTGCAGCCCTGCCCAAG AGTGCAAGGGCTTCTTCCATAAGTCCCTCTTCTTCATGGGAGAATTTGGCGTCAACGACTACAGCTTCTCCGTCTTCGGGAAGACCCCGCTGGAAGTGAGATCGATGGTTCCAGACGTGGTGAAAACCATCTCGTCAGCCACTGAG AGGATAATCAAGCGGGATGGGGCAAAGGCAGTGGTCGTTCCAGGGATACCACCATTGGGATGCATGCCGCCCAACTTAGCGATGTTTCCCAGCACCGATCCAGCGGGCTACGAACCAGGCACCGGATGCCTGAGGCAATTCAACGAGATCGCAGTGTATCACAACACGCTGCTACAGGATGCCATCAAGAATGTCCAGAAAAACCACCCAGATGTCCGAGTTATCTATGCAGATTTCTTCACCCCGGTCATTCGAATCGTCCAGTCCCCTGGCACATTTG GTTTTACCAGCGATATTTTGAGATGTTGCTGCGGTGGAGGTGGGAAGTACAACTTCAACATGAGTGCTGGATGTGGCATGCCAGGCGCGACGGTGTGCGAGGATCCATCCACCCATTTGTTCTGGGATGGCCACATGACAGAGGCAGCCTACCACTTCATTGCTGATGGCTGGCTAAACAGCATAAATGAATCCTAG
- the LOC9270889 gene encoding GDSL esterase/lipase At2g27360 — translation MMQKYLWIQIFVLLSSFSFSVETDYASIFSFGDSFSDTGNIVLIYGPARTDLVMTKPPYGMTFFDHPSGRLSDGRLIIDFIAEALGLPLLPPSFAANRSFEHGANFATAGGTALDRAFFVANNFTVMSPFNISLGDQLGWLDGMKPSLCGCKPGGCEGYFSESLFFVGELGWNDYSAVLLAGRGVDEARSLTPRVVGTIRAATQKLIDGGARTVFVSGITPMGCSSANLVLFAGSSEADYEPDTGCLRSLNLLSMEHNRQLRHALAQLGGARIIYGDFYTPLVELAATPRRFGIDGEEGALRACCGSGGGRYNFEFNMSAQCGMAGVTVCGDPSAYVNWDGVHLTEAAYHHVADGWLRGPYANPPLLSSSCSARAR, via the exons ATGATGCAGAAATATCTGTGGATACAGATTTTTGTGTTGCTCTCGAGCTTCTCCTTCTCGGTTGAGACGGATTACGCCTCCATTTTTAGCTTCGGAGATTCCTTCTCCGACACCGGCAACATCGTCCTCATCTACGGTCCGGCGAGAACCGACCTCGTGATGACCAAACCGCCGTACGGAATGACATTCTTTGACCATCCCAGCGGCCGCCTCTCCGATGGAAGATTGATCATCGATTTCATCG CCGAAGCGCTGGGGCTCCCTCTGCTTCCGCCGTCGTtcgcggcgaaccggagcttcGAGCATGGCGCCAACTTcgcgacggccggcggcacggcgctGGACCGCGCGTTCTTCGTGGCCAACAACTTCACGGTGATGTCCCCGTTCAACATCTCGCTCGGCGACCAGCTCGGGTGGCTCGACGGCATGAAACCGTCGCTCTGCGGCTGCAAGCCAGGTGGGTGCGAGGGTTACTTCTCCGAGTCCCTGTTCTTCGTCGGCGAGCTCGGATGGAACGACTACTCCGCCGTGCTGCTCGCCGGCAGGGGCGTCGACGAGGCGAGGTCTCTCACACCCCGAGTCGTCGGAACCATCCGCGCGGCCACACAG AAActcatcgacggcggcgcgaggacggtGTTCGTGTCGGGAATCACGCCGATGGGGTGCTCGTCAGCGAACCTCGTGCTGTTCGCGGGCTCAAGCGAAGCGGACTACGAGCCGGACACCGGCTGCCTGAGGAGCCTGAACCTGCTGTCCATGGAGCACAACCGGCAGCTACGCCACGCCCTGGcgcagctcggcggcgcgaggatCATCTACGGCGacttctacacccccctcgtcgagctcgccgcgacgccgcgccGCTTCG GGATCGACGGGGAGGAGGGCGCGCTGAGAGCTtgctgcggcagcggcggtgggcggtACAACTTCGAGTTCAACATGAGCGCGCAGTGCGGCATGGCGGGGGTGACCGTGTGCGGCGACCCGTCGGCGTACGTGAACTGGGACGGCGTGCACCTCACCGAGGCGGCGTACCACCACGTCGCCGATGGGTGGCTAAGGGGGCCGTACGCGAACCCGCCCCTACTCAGCTCGTCGTGTTCGGCGCGAGCGCGATAG